A genomic stretch from Desulfotignum balticum DSM 7044 includes:
- the hgcA gene encoding mercury methylation corrinoid protein HgcA codes for MKIRPMDTRSDNPTQDPFQKKGPGLSTNDVQLMPSMDMPGLLCASEETRPMAAYDRPGYELCRYVDHFMETDAGPVPVIRPDLEKKDRLSTIAVRCGIRRDKYLVSPGLYGIGSPDPDSDVLVTANYKLTFDHLRSALRGVSAWILVLDTRGVNVWCAAGKKIFSTQELVNRIKAVHLEKVVAHKRVIVPQLGATGVSARQVKAQSGFRVVYGPVRACDIPEFLNKGKKADKPMRQVTFTLFERFVLTPVELHGALKISGIAALMLFVLSGIGPGIFSFHGAWERGLISLSALVTGLISGAVLTPVLLPVIPSKKFAFKGILMGGVCGLLLLPLIWDHIGSMAGAAALVIFSVMVSSHLAMNFTGATPFTSPSGVEKEMKQYIPVQVTGILVSAGLWIYSAF; via the coding sequence ATGAAAATACGCCCAATGGACACCAGGTCAGACAACCCAACCCAAGATCCTTTTCAAAAAAAAGGCCCTGGCCTGTCAACCAACGATGTGCAGCTCATGCCGTCAATGGATATGCCGGGCCTGTTGTGTGCATCCGAAGAAACCCGCCCGATGGCGGCTTATGACAGACCCGGATATGAATTGTGCCGTTATGTGGACCATTTTATGGAAACCGATGCCGGTCCCGTGCCGGTGATCCGGCCGGATCTGGAGAAAAAAGACCGGCTGTCCACCATCGCCGTCCGATGCGGCATCCGGCGGGACAAGTATCTGGTGAGCCCCGGCCTTTACGGCATCGGATCACCGGATCCGGATTCAGACGTGTTGGTGACCGCCAACTACAAGCTGACCTTTGATCATCTGCGATCTGCGTTAAGGGGTGTCAGCGCCTGGATTCTGGTGCTGGATACCCGCGGGGTGAATGTCTGGTGCGCAGCAGGGAAAAAAATTTTTTCCACTCAAGAACTGGTCAACAGAATCAAAGCGGTTCATCTTGAAAAAGTGGTGGCCCATAAACGGGTGATCGTGCCCCAGCTGGGTGCCACCGGGGTATCTGCCAGACAGGTGAAGGCCCAGTCCGGTTTCCGGGTGGTGTATGGGCCGGTGCGGGCCTGTGATATTCCGGAATTTCTGAACAAGGGGAAAAAAGCGGACAAACCCATGCGCCAGGTCACGTTCACCTTGTTTGAACGGTTTGTGCTGACCCCGGTGGAACTGCACGGGGCTTTGAAGATATCCGGTATTGCCGCCCTGATGCTGTTTGTGCTTTCAGGTATCGGCCCGGGGATATTTTCGTTTCACGGGGCCTGGGAAAGGGGGCTTATATCCTTGTCCGCCCTGGTCACTGGACTGATTTCCGGTGCGGTATTAACCCCGGTGCTGCTGCCGGTTATCCCGTCAAAAAAATTTGCTTTCAAAGGCATTCTCATGGGCGGTGTGTGCGGCCTGTTGCTGCTGCCTTTGATTTGGGATCATATCGGCAGCATGGCCGGTGCCGCAGCCCTGGTCATCTTCAGTGTGATGGTCAGTTCCCATCTGGCCATGAATTTTACCGGTGCCACCCCGTTCACCTCCCCGTCCGGGGTGGAAAAAGAGATGAAACAATATATTCCTGTGCAGGTGACCGGCATACTGGTGTCTGCCGGGCTTTGGATTTACAGTGCATTCTGA
- a CDS encoding ABC transporter substrate-binding protein, with translation MKKTPCIFIVLTALLAATMGYSAPVKADSPKAGTYHGTAVGYHGKVNVTVRIDDKGTIESVDVDDDHHETKGMGTIATEKVSKAIVKEQALDVDGVTGATLTGDAVLAAAADALQKAGIDPASLGFVPVVKKPVEKIAFNPAAMPQKASATGSIIVTDAKSRKVRVNLPVSTYAISTMDVIDYVIPLLGRAAFDKLVASGQDGGGGIQRYGRLYTPIVGNYMAHFGQISEHNAPFDLEMILARNPDVLIVNSAMSAHRHAKIIEAQLSQVGIPIVMIDVPGKSMTTAAQNTLELLGKIFQKEERAAKVVTFLDKQYAMIASKKLDQRTDKPTVYYEKSGYSEVFGHTQSSKRTGWGTLIAVAGGDNIADPFLLSTSGGKGGSGTLDPEIVLQADPDFIMLSGSGAGWMNNFPDDPAKTPAFDIINRTGWKNLNAVKKRNIYELAHSMNRSIYSFYACLKMASIFYPDEFSGVNPDAVLDEFFKKFMLVDSSITGWVYRYDD, from the coding sequence ATGAAAAAAACACCCTGCATATTTATTGTGCTCACCGCCCTGCTTGCAGCAACGATGGGGTACAGCGCTCCCGTCAAAGCGGATTCCCCGAAGGCCGGGACCTACCACGGAACAGCCGTCGGGTATCATGGCAAAGTAAATGTTACCGTTAGGATTGATGACAAAGGGACAATAGAATCGGTGGATGTGGATGATGACCATCACGAGACAAAAGGGATGGGAACGATCGCCACAGAAAAAGTATCCAAAGCCATCGTCAAAGAGCAGGCTCTGGATGTAGACGGTGTAACCGGAGCTACCCTGACCGGTGATGCAGTGCTTGCAGCTGCCGCAGATGCCCTGCAAAAGGCAGGAATTGATCCTGCCTCCCTTGGGTTTGTACCGGTGGTGAAAAAACCGGTGGAAAAGATTGCATTCAATCCGGCCGCCATGCCCCAAAAGGCTTCCGCCACCGGTTCGATAATCGTTACGGATGCTAAAAGCCGCAAGGTGAGGGTTAACCTGCCGGTATCGACCTACGCCATCAGCACCATGGATGTTATTGATTATGTGATACCACTCCTTGGCAGGGCTGCTTTCGACAAACTGGTGGCATCGGGACAGGACGGTGGCGGCGGTATCCAGAGATACGGCAGGCTCTATACCCCTATTGTTGGAAATTATATGGCGCATTTCGGGCAAATCTCCGAACATAATGCCCCTTTTGACCTTGAGATGATTCTGGCCCGAAATCCCGATGTGCTTATTGTTAATTCAGCCATGTCGGCACACAGACATGCTAAAATCATAGAGGCACAACTCTCCCAGGTCGGAATACCCATCGTGATGATTGACGTACCCGGCAAATCCATGACGACAGCCGCGCAAAACACGTTGGAACTGCTTGGCAAAATATTTCAAAAAGAGGAACGGGCTGCAAAGGTCGTTACTTTCTTGGACAAGCAATATGCTATGATTGCATCCAAAAAACTCGACCAGCGGACGGACAAACCCACAGTTTATTATGAAAAATCGGGTTATTCCGAGGTGTTCGGCCATACTCAGAGCAGTAAAAGGACCGGATGGGGTACTCTTATCGCTGTTGCCGGAGGTGACAATATTGCAGATCCGTTTCTGTTAAGCACTTCCGGCGGGAAAGGTGGCAGTGGTACGCTTGATCCGGAAATTGTCCTCCAGGCTGATCCTGATTTTATTATGCTCAGTGGTTCCGGTGCCGGCTGGATGAACAATTTCCCTGATGATCCGGCAAAGACGCCTGCTTTTGATATTATTAATCGAACCGGATGGAAAAATCTGAATGCCGTTAAAAAACGTAATATCTATGAGTTGGCCCATTCCATGAACCGCTCTATTTACAGTTTTTATGCCTGCCTGAAAATGGCATCCATCTTCTACCCGGACGAATTTTCCGGCGTTAATCCCGATGCTGTTTTGGACGAATTCTTCAAAAAATTCATGTTGGTTGATAGCAGCATAACCGGATGGGTTTATAGATATGATGACTAA
- the hgcB gene encoding mercury methylation ferredoxin HgcB, which yields MQDFRYLEDVATLVLDEQKCIGCGLCTEVCPHAVFEIQEKKAQIVDFNACMECGACVSNCPADAISVSPGVGUATYIIQVWIKGKENASCGDGCC from the coding sequence ATGCAGGATTTCAGATATCTGGAAGATGTGGCCACCCTGGTGCTGGATGAACAAAAATGTATCGGCTGCGGGTTGTGCACCGAAGTTTGTCCCCATGCCGTGTTTGAGATACAGGAAAAAAAAGCGCAAATTGTTGACTTCAATGCCTGTATGGAATGCGGGGCCTGTGTCAGCAACTGCCCGGCAGATGCCATATCGGTCAGTCCCGGGGTGGGGTGAGCCACCTATATTATCCAGGTCTGGATAAAGGGTAAGGAAAATGCCTCCTGCGGGGATGGCTGCTGCTGA
- a CDS encoding ArsR/SmtB family transcription factor, whose protein sequence is MESAQLAKIFKALGHPTRIRIVQHLIEIDTCICGEIVGIFPYSQSTISQHLKILKESGIVCGEVEGPKTYFCVDKAVLKRLKQFVNAL, encoded by the coding sequence ATGGAATCAGCACAGCTTGCCAAAATTTTCAAAGCCCTGGGCCATCCCACCCGGATCAGAATCGTCCAGCATTTAATTGAGATTGACACCTGCATCTGCGGAGAGATCGTAGGTATTTTCCCCTATTCCCAGTCCACCATCAGCCAGCATTTGAAGATACTCAAGGAATCGGGCATTGTCTGCGGCGAGGTGGAGGGGCCTAAAACCTATTTTTGTGTGGATAAGGCCGTGTTGAAGCGGCTCAAACAATTTGTAAACGCGTTATAA